From a region of the Sandaracinaceae bacterium genome:
- a CDS encoding glutamate-5-semialdehyde dehydrogenase — protein MAEDIKTLVTSLARSAKQASRALANADTTSKNAVLLRAAAALRGPEGDLVIAANKRDLAAAVENGLSPAMIDRLELTRARLDAVAEGVEEIAALPDPVGELLEPRRLPNGLETSRMRIPLGLIGIIYESRPNVTADAAALCIKSGNAVILRGGSEAFHSNTAIAEIFGTALEAEGLPRDCAALLPTTAREATLVLIQLDGVVDMVIPRGGESLIRFVAENARVPVIRHYKGVCHVFIDREADLEMGVRIAVNSKTHRPGVCNAMETLLVDAAVADTFLPMVATAMRARGVHMRADARALPLLGEGADAASELDWDTEYLALELNVAVVDDLDAAIEHVARHGSFHTEAIVTRNPEKGKRWVREVDASLVLVNASTRFNDGHQLGLGAEMGISTTKLHAYGPMGLNELCTTKWVGYGTGQVRQ, from the coding sequence ATGGCAGAAGACATCAAGACGCTCGTCACCTCGCTCGCGCGGAGCGCCAAGCAGGCCTCGCGTGCGCTGGCCAACGCGGACACCACCAGCAAGAACGCCGTGCTCCTGCGCGCGGCGGCGGCGCTGCGTGGACCCGAGGGCGACCTGGTCATCGCCGCCAACAAGCGTGACCTCGCGGCCGCCGTCGAGAACGGGCTGAGCCCGGCCATGATCGACCGCCTCGAGCTCACGCGCGCGCGTCTCGATGCCGTGGCGGAGGGCGTGGAAGAGATCGCCGCCCTGCCGGACCCCGTGGGCGAGCTGCTCGAGCCCCGCCGCCTGCCCAACGGGCTCGAGACCAGCCGCATGCGCATCCCGCTCGGGCTCATCGGCATCATCTACGAGTCACGCCCCAACGTCACCGCCGACGCGGCGGCGCTCTGCATCAAGAGCGGCAACGCCGTCATCCTGCGCGGCGGCTCCGAGGCGTTCCACAGCAACACGGCCATCGCCGAGATCTTCGGCACGGCCCTCGAGGCCGAGGGGCTCCCGCGGGACTGCGCGGCGCTGCTGCCCACCACGGCCCGCGAGGCCACCCTGGTGCTCATCCAGCTGGACGGCGTGGTGGACATGGTCATCCCGCGGGGCGGCGAGAGCCTCATCCGCTTTGTGGCCGAGAACGCCCGCGTCCCAGTCATTCGCCACTACAAGGGCGTCTGCCACGTGTTCATCGACCGGGAGGCCGACCTCGAGATGGGCGTGCGCATCGCCGTGAACTCGAAGACGCACCGCCCCGGGGTGTGCAACGCCATGGAGACGCTGCTGGTGGACGCCGCCGTGGCCGACACTTTCCTGCCCATGGTGGCCACCGCCATGCGGGCGCGCGGGGTCCACATGCGCGCCGACGCTCGTGCGCTGCCTCTGCTCGGTGAGGGCGCCGACGCCGCGAGCGAGCTGGACTGGGACACCGAGTACCTGGCCCTCGAGCTGAACGTGGCCGTCGTAGACGACCTCGACGCGGCGATCGAGCACGTGGCCCGGCACGGCAGCTTCCACACCGAAGCCATCGTCACCCGCAACCCCGAGAAGGGGAAGCGCTGGGTGCGTGAGGTGGACGCCAGCCTGGTGCTGGTCAACGCCTCCACGCGCTTCAACGACGGACACCAGCTCGGCCTCGGCGCCGAGATGGGCATCTCCACCACCAAGCTTCATGCTTACGGCCCCATGGGCCTCAACGAGCTGTGCACCACCAAGTGGGTAGGCTACGGTACCGGTCAGGTTCGACAGTGA
- the rsfS gene encoding ribosome silencing factor — MHIAAAGLDKKALNVEIIDVRGKVDYADFVVLMSGRSDRQVNAIAQGVQRDLRTEHGVRCLGAEGLQQGHWALLDFGDVVVHVFHHDMRGYYDLEALWIDAARVTVPGAERTRVDGPLAAFDEFEDDGVDDE, encoded by the coding sequence CTGCACATCGCGGCGGCAGGCCTCGACAAGAAGGCCCTCAACGTCGAGATCATCGACGTCCGCGGCAAGGTCGACTACGCGGACTTCGTGGTGCTCATGAGCGGCCGCAGCGATCGCCAGGTCAACGCCATCGCGCAGGGGGTCCAGCGTGACCTCCGCACGGAGCACGGCGTGCGCTGCCTCGGCGCCGAGGGCCTGCAGCAGGGCCACTGGGCGCTGCTCGACTTCGGTGACGTGGTCGTCCACGTCTTCCACCACGACATGCGGGGCTACTACGACCTCGAGGCGCTGTGGATCGACGCCGCGCGCGTGACCGTTCCGGGGGCCGAGCGCACCCGTGTGGACGGGCCGCTGGCCGCCTTCGACGAGTTCGAAGACGACGGCGTCGACGACGAGTGA
- a CDS encoding 23S rRNA (pseudouridine(1915)-N(3))-methyltransferase RlmH, giving the protein MRVRIIAVGKIKEKPTQELLRDYYGRIDRYARFDEVELKDGTEEEVTERFERALPERSRVVALEVLGQRWSSDQLAQHLGRCEGEGVQSAVFLIGGSYGLPKVISKRADVQLSLSAMTLPHRLARLLLAEQVYRGFTILRNEPYSH; this is encoded by the coding sequence GTGCGCGTACGGATCATCGCGGTCGGCAAGATCAAGGAGAAGCCCACCCAGGAGCTGCTCCGCGACTACTACGGCCGCATCGACCGCTACGCGCGCTTCGACGAGGTGGAGCTCAAGGACGGCACCGAAGAGGAGGTCACCGAGCGCTTCGAGCGGGCGCTCCCCGAGCGCTCACGCGTGGTGGCCCTCGAGGTGCTGGGCCAGCGTTGGTCGAGCGACCAGCTGGCGCAGCACCTGGGCCGCTGCGAGGGGGAGGGCGTGCAGAGCGCGGTGTTCCTGATCGGCGGGTCGTATGGGCTGCCGAAGGTGATCTCGAAGCGGGCTGACGTGCAGCTGTCGCTGTCGGCCATGACGTTGCCCCACCGCCTGGCGCGGCTGCTGCTGGCCGAGCAGGTGTATCGGGGGTTCACGATCCTGCGGAACGAGCCGTACAGCCACTGA
- the rpsI gene encoding 30S ribosomal protein S9, whose protein sequence is MIHGRFYGTGKRKNAVARVFLSPGTGTVTVNGRTFEDYFPRDILRMIIEQPFGVIERNGQYDVRINVHGGGIAAQAQAVRHGISRALIGSEATLRPALKRAGFLTRDAREKERKKPGQPGARKKFQYSKR, encoded by the coding sequence ATCATCCACGGCCGCTTCTACGGCACCGGCAAGCGCAAGAACGCGGTTGCCCGCGTGTTCCTCTCGCCCGGCACCGGCACCGTGACCGTCAACGGTCGCACCTTCGAAGACTACTTCCCGCGCGACATCCTGCGCATGATCATCGAGCAGCCGTTCGGCGTGATCGAGCGCAACGGCCAGTACGACGTGCGCATCAACGTGCACGGCGGTGGCATCGCGGCGCAGGCCCAGGCGGTCCGTCACGGCATCTCGCGCGCCCTCATCGGCAGCGAAGCCACGCTCCGCCCCGCCCTCAAGCGCGCCGGCTTCCTGACGCGTGACGCGCGTGAGAAGGAGCGCAAGAAGCCCGGTCAGCCGGGCGCGCGCAAGAAGTTCCAGTACTCGAAGCGCTGA
- the rplM gene encoding 50S ribosomal protein L13, with translation MRTLSAKESDIDRKWYVVDATDQPVGRLASRVATVLRGKHRPNYTPHADVGDFVIIVNADKVRLTGNKADKSVHYRHSGTPGGLTTRTYGQEIATAPDRFVERVVKGMLPKTSLGRRQLTKLKVYAGAAHPHAAQQPTPFTY, from the coding sequence ATGCGCACGCTTAGCGCCAAAGAATCCGATATCGATCGCAAGTGGTACGTCGTGGACGCTACCGACCAGCCCGTCGGGCGACTCGCCTCGCGCGTGGCCACCGTTCTTCGCGGCAAGCATCGCCCGAACTACACGCCCCATGCGGACGTGGGTGACTTCGTCATCATCGTGAACGCAGACAAGGTGCGCCTCACGGGTAACAAGGCCGACAAGTCGGTCCACTACCGTCACTCCGGCACGCCGGGCGGGCTCACCACGCGCACGTACGGTCAAGAGATCGCCACCGCGCCAGACCGCTTCGTCGAGCGCGTGGTCAAGGGCATGCTGCCCAAGACCAGCCTGGGCCGCCGTCAGCTCACCAAGCTGAAGGTGTACGCTGGCGCGGCGCACCCGCACGCGGCGCAGCAGCCCACGCCCTTCACTTACTGA
- a CDS encoding 1-acyl-sn-glycerol-3-phosphate acyltransferase yields the protein MSASEPTANGDAPGTALDTARPYEPPWLLRWVYKRFFTHIQVDERWSGVVRDAARKGVVVYVMRSLSLLDFLCLDFLVKRFGLPLVRFVNDLGLWILEPFGKGERRLRLRRQIPEKQALTEVLQSQFSALLFLRRPPRLGSPRRRGEEMDTDLIRTLIENQRTLQQPVFLVPQTFVWTKRPPQARRGLVDGVFGTVEWPGRVRVLLQFLFNYRNALLRSGEPFDLQAFLAENPELTDAELADKVRYALLRRMERERTLVFGPTKKTLGRIQDDLLRSPRIRKHIENEARGSSRSIAKVEKEARKELSKLCANQQPYVVAKLARFLDWVWNRIYDGIVIDEDGIERLREKARDGAIVLLPSHKSHVDYLVLSSVLYSRQLLPPLIAAGENLGFFPLGPILRRGGAFFIKRSFQGKKLYAALVDGYMRRLLVEGFPIEFFIEGGRSRTGKLLPPKYGLLSMVVDASLLLRARKVYFVPISIGYERIIEERSFVHELGGGEKQKENVGGLLRSSNILRSKYGRLYVHFGEILSFDDLLHDALVEPLAEETGEFDAAAILSGSVALKPSSAGDVLAPDTPRAARRPARDRQDLSPRERRVMIQRLAHRVTYQIDRVTVVTPAALVAMALLAHRQRGMTHTDLLHAAESLLSALERQNARTAGQLRDEDGQIRSDTLHEAVELFLDGKLIQRHGEGDEAIYKIPSERRIALEYYNNNVLHFFVPSALIAAALQLSDGKAITVQTLRERVRQLSKLFKYEFNFRADASFEEIFDDALASMMKFGELVLEDDHVAAAPGRAGAILDTYASLLRSYFEAYLLALRSTGMLLERGEVSRKDWMKQALALGQRMYLAGEIVRRESISKPKLETALKALKDYQLVKTSGEDLQPGRVLTDAATLQALEKKLLPFLK from the coding sequence ATGAGCGCCAGCGAGCCGACCGCAAACGGGGACGCGCCCGGGACGGCCCTGGACACGGCCCGGCCGTACGAGCCGCCGTGGCTCCTGCGCTGGGTTTACAAGCGCTTCTTCACCCACATCCAGGTGGACGAGCGCTGGAGCGGGGTGGTCCGCGACGCCGCGCGCAAGGGCGTGGTGGTCTACGTCATGCGCTCGCTGTCGCTGCTGGACTTCCTCTGCCTCGACTTCCTGGTGAAGCGCTTCGGGCTCCCTTTGGTGCGCTTCGTCAACGATCTGGGGCTGTGGATCCTGGAGCCCTTCGGGAAGGGGGAGCGCCGCCTGCGCCTCCGTCGCCAGATCCCCGAGAAGCAGGCGCTCACCGAGGTGCTGCAGAGCCAGTTCAGCGCGCTGCTGTTCTTGCGGCGGCCTCCGCGCCTCGGAAGCCCCAGGCGTCGCGGCGAGGAGATGGACACCGATCTCATCCGCACCCTGATCGAGAACCAGCGCACCCTTCAGCAGCCGGTCTTCCTGGTGCCGCAGACCTTCGTCTGGACCAAGCGCCCACCCCAGGCGCGGCGCGGGCTGGTGGACGGTGTCTTCGGGACGGTGGAGTGGCCGGGGCGCGTGCGCGTGTTGCTGCAGTTCCTCTTCAACTACCGGAACGCGCTGCTGCGCTCGGGGGAGCCGTTCGATCTGCAGGCGTTCCTGGCCGAGAACCCCGAGCTCACCGACGCGGAGCTCGCCGACAAGGTGCGCTACGCCCTGCTGCGGCGCATGGAGCGCGAGCGCACGCTGGTCTTCGGGCCCACCAAGAAGACGCTCGGCCGCATCCAGGACGACCTCCTGCGCAGCCCGCGCATTCGCAAGCACATCGAGAACGAGGCGCGCGGCTCGAGCCGCAGCATCGCCAAGGTGGAGAAGGAAGCGCGCAAAGAGCTCAGCAAGCTGTGCGCCAACCAGCAGCCCTACGTGGTCGCCAAGCTGGCGCGCTTCCTCGACTGGGTCTGGAACCGCATCTACGACGGCATCGTCATCGACGAAGACGGCATCGAGCGGCTGCGCGAGAAGGCGCGCGACGGCGCCATCGTGCTGCTCCCCAGCCACAAGAGCCACGTGGACTACCTGGTGTTGAGCTCCGTGCTCTACAGCCGTCAGCTGCTGCCCCCGCTCATCGCGGCCGGTGAGAACCTGGGCTTCTTTCCGCTCGGGCCCATCTTGCGGCGCGGCGGCGCGTTCTTCATCAAGCGCAGCTTCCAGGGAAAAAAGCTCTATGCCGCGCTGGTGGACGGATACATGCGCCGGCTCCTGGTGGAGGGCTTCCCCATCGAGTTCTTCATCGAGGGTGGCCGCTCGCGCACCGGCAAGCTGCTCCCGCCCAAGTACGGCCTGCTCTCCATGGTGGTGGACGCGTCGCTGCTGCTGCGCGCGCGCAAGGTCTACTTCGTGCCCATCTCCATCGGCTACGAGCGCATCATCGAGGAGCGCTCGTTCGTGCACGAGCTGGGTGGGGGCGAGAAGCAGAAGGAGAACGTGGGCGGGCTGCTGCGCTCGTCCAACATCCTGCGCTCCAAGTACGGCCGGCTCTACGTGCACTTCGGCGAGATCCTGTCCTTCGACGATCTCTTGCACGACGCGCTGGTCGAGCCCCTGGCCGAAGAAACCGGCGAGTTCGACGCCGCCGCGATCCTCTCGGGCAGCGTGGCGCTGAAGCCGAGCTCCGCAGGTGACGTGTTGGCGCCCGACACCCCGCGCGCAGCCCGTCGCCCGGCGCGCGACCGCCAAGACCTCAGCCCGCGCGAGCGGCGCGTCATGATCCAGCGCCTGGCGCACCGCGTCACCTATCAGATCGATCGCGTCACGGTGGTGACGCCGGCCGCGCTGGTGGCCATGGCGCTCTTGGCGCACCGGCAGCGGGGGATGACCCACACCGACCTGCTGCACGCCGCCGAGAGCCTGCTGTCTGCGCTCGAGCGTCAGAACGCCCGCACGGCAGGGCAGCTGCGCGACGAGGACGGCCAGATCCGCTCGGACACCCTGCACGAGGCCGTGGAGCTCTTCCTGGACGGCAAGCTCATCCAGCGGCACGGCGAGGGTGACGAGGCCATCTACAAAATCCCCAGCGAGCGGCGCATCGCGCTCGAGTACTACAACAACAACGTCTTGCACTTCTTCGTGCCGAGCGCGCTCATCGCGGCGGCCCTCCAGCTCAGCGACGGCAAGGCCATCACCGTCCAGACCCTGCGCGAGCGCGTGCGGCAGCTGTCCAAGCTGTTCAAGTACGAGTTCAACTTCCGGGCGGACGCGTCTTTCGAGGAGATCTTCGACGACGCCCTGGCCAGCATGATGAAGTTCGGCGAGCTGGTACTCGAGGACGACCACGTGGCGGCGGCGCCGGGTCGTGCGGGGGCCATCTTGGACACGTACGCCTCGCTGCTGCGCTCCTACTTCGAGGCCTACCTGCTGGCGCTACGCAGCACCGGAATGCTGCTCGAGCGTGGTGAGGTGTCTCGCAAAGACTGGATGAAGCAGGCGCTGGCGCTCGGGCAGCGCATGTACCTCGCGGGCGAGATCGTGCGCCGCGAGAGCATCTCGAAGCCCAAGCTCGAGACGGCGCTCAAGGCTCTCAAGGACTACCAGCTGGTGAAGACCTCGGGGGAAGACCTTCAGCCAGGGCGGGTGCTCACGGACGCGGCCACCTTGCAGGCGCTCGAGAAGAAGCTGCTGCCTTTCCTGAAGTAG
- a CDS encoding EAL domain-containing protein: MSQKNWTIDPETGLSFVRSGVREVTTDQLRVVFQPIVAVDTRKTFAHEALVRCDVPMFQSPIALFEAATTEQCVGRLGRRIREVTVRDADGSPIFVNIHPEELSERWLVRPDDPLCLYEGEVFLEITEAAAFAYFELCMDVLREVRDRMGARLVIDDFGAGYSNLKRIVDLHPAVVKLDRSLISGLDRERRQQILVKGLVDLCRQLGAKVVAEGVETVGELHACIDCGAQYVQGYLLARPAYPHPSVRWPGAPAPL; this comes from the coding sequence GTGTCGCAAAAGAACTGGACCATCGACCCCGAGACCGGGCTCTCGTTCGTTCGTTCTGGTGTCCGTGAGGTCACCACTGACCAGCTGCGCGTGGTCTTCCAGCCCATCGTCGCCGTGGACACGCGCAAGACCTTCGCGCACGAGGCGCTGGTGCGCTGCGACGTGCCCATGTTCCAGAGCCCCATCGCGCTCTTCGAGGCGGCCACCACCGAGCAGTGCGTGGGGCGCCTGGGCCGTCGGATCCGCGAGGTCACGGTGCGGGACGCCGACGGCAGCCCCATCTTCGTGAACATCCACCCCGAAGAGCTGAGCGAGCGCTGGCTGGTGCGGCCCGACGATCCCCTCTGCCTCTACGAGGGTGAGGTCTTCTTGGAGATCACCGAAGCGGCCGCCTTTGCCTACTTCGAGCTCTGTATGGACGTGCTGCGCGAGGTGCGCGACCGCATGGGGGCGCGCCTGGTCATCGACGACTTCGGGGCCGGCTACAGCAACCTGAAGCGCATCGTGGACCTGCACCCCGCCGTGGTGAAGCTCGACCGCTCGCTCATCTCCGGGCTCGACCGCGAGCGCCGTCAGCAGATCCTGGTGAAGGGCCTGGTGGACCTGTGTCGCCAGCTGGGCGCCAAGGTCGTGGCAGAGGGCGTCGAGACGGTGGGCGAGCTGCACGCCTGCATCGACTGCGGTGCGCAGTACGTCCAGGGCTACCTGCTGGCGCGGCCGGCCTACCCGCACCCCAGCGTGCGCTGGCCCGGGGCGCCGGCTCCGCTCTAG
- a CDS encoding ABC transporter substrate-binding protein — translation MRVVSLTCSNTEIVCALGAADVLVGVDDHSDYPVEVVASLARVGPDLSVDAKAVAALRPDLVLASLTVPGHERVLEALLAEGLPVAVFEPKSVADVYTDTLRIGELLGRTAEAARLVSEMQSVLDARPVADFHPRVLVEWWPRPVIVPGARSWVTQQLLAAGGVNPMGERPVESSPITDEEARALLPDAVVISWCGVPAAKYRPDVVYQRAAWRDLPAIRDRQVHCITEAFLGRPGPRMVDGVRALERVVQGVREARDQGAATRSTSKR, via the coding sequence ATGCGTGTCGTCTCGCTGACCTGCTCCAACACCGAGATCGTCTGCGCGCTCGGCGCGGCCGACGTCCTCGTGGGCGTGGACGACCACAGCGACTACCCGGTGGAAGTGGTGGCGTCACTGGCCCGCGTGGGGCCCGACCTCAGCGTGGATGCGAAGGCCGTGGCCGCGCTGCGGCCGGACCTGGTGCTGGCCTCGCTGACTGTCCCGGGACACGAGCGCGTGCTCGAAGCGTTGCTGGCCGAGGGGCTGCCCGTGGCCGTCTTCGAGCCCAAGTCGGTGGCGGACGTCTACACCGACACGCTGCGCATCGGGGAGCTGCTCGGGCGCACCGCAGAGGCAGCCCGGCTGGTGAGCGAGATGCAGTCGGTGCTGGACGCACGCCCCGTAGCGGACTTCCATCCGCGGGTGCTGGTCGAGTGGTGGCCTCGCCCCGTCATCGTGCCCGGGGCACGCAGCTGGGTGACGCAGCAGCTGCTCGCTGCCGGCGGGGTCAACCCGATGGGCGAGCGACCCGTCGAGTCGTCTCCCATCACGGACGAAGAGGCTCGCGCGCTGCTGCCCGACGCGGTGGTCATCAGCTGGTGCGGGGTGCCGGCGGCCAAGTACCGCCCCGATGTGGTCTATCAGCGCGCGGCGTGGCGCGACCTCCCGGCGATCCGCGACCGACAGGTGCACTGCATCACCGAGGCGTTCCTGGGCCGCCCCGGGCCACGCATGGTCGACGGCGTGCGGGCCCTCGAGCGCGTGGTGCAGGGCGTGCGGGAAGCGCGTGATCAGGGAGCGGCCACGCGGTCCACCAGCAAGCGATAG
- a CDS encoding sel1 repeat family protein produces MNSKHPTPPALWFAIALMGCGGAPPPETTTPAEVTLTCEAFQAPRDGRCVYALSEEQQCMDGQEAACTVAGHAYLSGDAVAADEPHAAELYDRACRGDDAEGCASLAELREQGRGGPEDVAEAARLYSLSCELGDGQACANFGIMLGEGRGVEQDIPRAASLLERACAEGAMDGCVYLAMAYAAGNGVARDAAHALELYTRACDANSGIACNNLASLYEFDVAIPVDTARAMQLYERSCSLGEPWGCFNLARTHGEGNIVPPDLELARSELRAACEQGAGPACRLAQSLDAPAPTAEQTASSCTQPTALTLGREVTGTTEGATNGLTASCGLTAASPERVYTLRVTRPTRVKLDLFSSFDGVLHVRSACSVDPATQLACNDDVRGDAAAGGERHSALEVDLPRGTYFVVVDGYGASVSGTYRLLVDRVAAP; encoded by the coding sequence ATGAACTCGAAGCACCCTACTCCTCCGGCACTCTGGTTCGCGATCGCGCTCATGGGCTGTGGCGGCGCGCCGCCTCCCGAGACGACGACGCCCGCCGAGGTCACCCTCACGTGCGAGGCCTTCCAAGCGCCGCGTGACGGGCGTTGCGTGTACGCGCTGAGCGAAGAGCAGCAGTGCATGGACGGGCAGGAAGCCGCGTGCACCGTGGCAGGCCACGCGTACCTGTCGGGCGACGCGGTGGCAGCCGACGAGCCGCACGCGGCCGAGCTCTACGACCGCGCGTGCCGCGGAGATGACGCCGAGGGCTGCGCGAGCCTGGCCGAGCTGCGCGAGCAGGGTCGCGGGGGCCCCGAGGATGTCGCGGAGGCCGCGCGGCTCTACTCGCTTTCGTGCGAGCTGGGCGACGGGCAGGCGTGCGCCAACTTCGGCATCATGCTCGGCGAGGGCCGCGGCGTAGAACAGGACATCCCGCGCGCCGCGTCGCTGCTGGAGCGGGCCTGCGCCGAAGGCGCCATGGACGGCTGCGTGTACCTCGCGATGGCCTACGCGGCGGGCAACGGCGTCGCGCGAGATGCCGCGCACGCGCTCGAGCTCTACACGCGGGCCTGCGACGCCAACTCCGGCATCGCCTGCAACAACCTCGCCTCGCTGTACGAGTTCGACGTCGCCATCCCCGTGGACACCGCGCGGGCCATGCAGCTCTACGAGCGCTCGTGCTCGCTGGGGGAGCCGTGGGGCTGCTTCAACCTCGCGCGCACCCACGGCGAAGGCAACATCGTGCCGCCCGACCTCGAGCTGGCGCGCTCCGAGCTCCGTGCCGCGTGTGAGCAGGGCGCCGGTCCCGCGTGCCGCCTCGCCCAGTCGCTCGACGCCCCCGCGCCGACCGCCGAGCAGACCGCCAGCAGCTGCACCCAGCCAACCGCCCTCACGCTGGGTCGCGAGGTCACGGGCACCACCGAGGGCGCGACCAACGGCCTGACGGCCTCGTGCGGGCTGACCGCCGCGTCGCCGGAGCGCGTGTACACCCTGCGCGTCACGCGCCCCACCCGCGTGAAGCTGGACCTGTTCTCGTCGTTCGACGGCGTCCTGCACGTGCGGAGCGCTTGCTCGGTGGACCCAGCCACCCAGCTGGCTTGCAACGACGACGTGCGCGGCGATGCGGCGGCCGGGGGTGAGCGGCACTCGGCGCTCGAAGTGGACCTGCCGCGCGGCACCTACTTCGTGGTGGTGGACGGCTATGGGGCGAGCGTGTCCGGCACCTATCGCTTGCTGGTGGACCGCGTGGCCGCTCCCTGA
- a CDS encoding MaoC family dehydratase, protein MPTVFATQEALRGAAGTDLGVTDWLTITQERINQFADATGDHQWIHVDPERAKEGPFGTTIAHGYLTLSLSNFFLPQLIEVQGMKLGVNYGCDKIRFPAPVKVNARVRGRGEVKEVIEVKGGLQATTVITIEIEGEDRPGCVIESLSRYFY, encoded by the coding sequence ATGCCGACCGTATTCGCGACACAAGAGGCCCTGCGGGGCGCCGCCGGAACCGACCTGGGCGTCACCGACTGGCTGACCATCACCCAAGAGCGCATCAACCAGTTCGCCGACGCCACAGGCGATCACCAGTGGATCCACGTGGACCCCGAGCGCGCCAAGGAAGGGCCCTTCGGCACCACCATCGCCCATGGATACCTGACGCTGTCGCTGTCGAACTTCTTCCTGCCGCAGCTCATCGAGGTGCAGGGCATGAAGCTGGGCGTCAACTACGGCTGCGACAAGATCCGCTTCCCCGCGCCGGTGAAGGTGAACGCGCGCGTGCGCGGCCGCGGCGAGGTGAAGGAGGTCATCGAGGTGAAGGGGGGCCTGCAGGCCACCACCGTGATCACCATCGAGATCGAGGGCGAGGACCGCCCCGGCTGCGTCATCGAGTCGCTCAGCCGGTACTTCTACTGA
- the purB gene encoding adenylosuccinate lyase: MESSTLTALSPLDGRYAKSVDALRPYLSEFGLIHHRVRVEVRWLESLASNPGIPEVPAFSAEALASLERIVSEFSEADAERVKAIERGTNHDVKAVEYFLKEKITGQPELEAVTEFLHFACTSEDINNLSHGLMLAEARHRVLLPAMDATIGAIRELAHRYADVPMLSRTHGQPASPTTLGKELANVVARLRRQRHLVAVVPLLGKINGAVGNYNAHLSAYPTLDWEAHAQAFVARLGLEWNAYTTQIEPHDYIAELFDAVARFNTVLLDFDRDVWGYISLGYFAQRVVEGEVGSSTMPHKVNPIDFENSEGNLGLSNAILGHLASKLPVSRFQRDLTDSTVLRNLGVGLAHALLAYQGTMKGLAKLDARPDRMAADLDDNWEVLAEPIQTVMRRYGIEKPYEKLKALTRGKRITAPEVVEFIHSLDIPDAEKARLALLTPATYVGNAADQARRI; this comes from the coding sequence ATGGAGTCCTCGACGCTGACCGCGCTCTCTCCCCTCGATGGCCGCTACGCCAAGAGCGTGGATGCCCTTCGTCCCTATCTCAGCGAGTTCGGGCTGATTCATCACCGGGTGCGCGTCGAGGTGCGCTGGCTCGAGTCGCTCGCCAGCAACCCGGGCATCCCCGAGGTGCCGGCGTTCTCGGCCGAGGCGCTGGCCAGCCTCGAGCGCATCGTCAGCGAGTTCAGCGAGGCCGACGCGGAGCGCGTGAAGGCCATCGAGCGCGGCACCAACCACGACGTGAAGGCGGTGGAGTACTTCCTGAAGGAGAAGATCACCGGCCAGCCCGAGCTCGAGGCGGTGACCGAGTTCCTGCACTTCGCGTGCACCTCGGAGGACATCAACAACCTCTCGCACGGCCTCATGTTGGCCGAGGCACGCCACCGCGTGCTGCTGCCGGCCATGGATGCCACCATCGGCGCCATCCGCGAGCTGGCACACCGCTACGCAGACGTGCCCATGCTGAGCCGCACGCACGGACAGCCGGCCTCGCCCACCACCCTGGGCAAAGAGCTCGCCAACGTGGTGGCGCGCCTTCGCCGGCAGCGGCACCTGGTGGCGGTGGTCCCGCTGCTCGGAAAGATCAACGGTGCGGTGGGCAACTACAACGCGCACCTCAGCGCGTACCCGACCCTGGACTGGGAGGCGCACGCGCAGGCCTTCGTCGCGCGCCTGGGCCTCGAGTGGAACGCCTACACCACGCAGATCGAGCCGCACGACTACATTGCGGAGCTCTTCGACGCGGTGGCGCGCTTCAACACCGTGCTGCTCGACTTCGACCGCGACGTGTGGGGCTACATCTCCCTCGGCTACTTCGCGCAGCGCGTGGTGGAGGGCGAGGTCGGCTCGTCCACCATGCCGCACAAGGTGAACCCCATCGACTTCGAGAACTCGGAGGGCAACCTGGGGCTCTCGAACGCCATCCTGGGCCACCTGGCCAGCAAGCTGCCCGTCTCGCGCTTCCAGCGTGACCTCACCGACAGCACGGTGCTGCGCAACCTGGGCGTTGGGCTCGCCCACGCGCTGCTCGCGTATCAGGGCACCATGAAGGGTCTCGCCAAGCTGGATGCGCGCCCGGATCGCATGGCGGCCGACCTCGACGACAACTGGGAGGTGCTGGCCGAGCCCATCCAGACCGTCATGCGCCGCTACGGCATCGAGAAGCCCTACGAGAAGCTCAAGGCGCTCACCCGCGGCAAGCGCATCACCGCGCCCGAGGTGGTCGAGTTCATCCACAGCCTGGACATCCCCGACGCAGAGAAGGCCCGCCTCGCTCTGCTCACCCCCGCCACCTACGTGGGCAACGCCGCCGATCAAGCGCGCCGCATCTGA